A single genomic interval of Desulfolucanica intricata harbors:
- the yedF gene encoding sulfurtransferase-like selenium metabolism protein YedF has translation MIKEVNCRGLACPSPVINTKKALDRIESGTVVTIVDNEISRDNVTMFAKNAGYQVNTVQKDKEYHITITKGESQKIKTAEAPVTPVTNSEHTVYLILSDFLGKGAEELGKILMKSFIFTLTEINPAPRTLIFINSGVKLTTAGSAVLEHLNILQEGGTAIMSCGTCLDYYGLKESLAVGKVSNMYEIVEHLSGPNKVITIS, from the coding sequence TTGATTAAAGAAGTAAACTGCCGGGGACTGGCCTGTCCCTCCCCGGTTATTAATACAAAAAAGGCACTGGACCGGATAGAATCCGGTACCGTAGTAACTATTGTAGATAATGAAATTTCCAGGGACAACGTCACTATGTTTGCAAAAAATGCCGGTTATCAAGTGAATACCGTACAAAAAGACAAGGAATATCATATTACAATAACCAAAGGTGAAAGTCAAAAAATAAAAACAGCAGAAGCACCTGTCACACCGGTAACGAATTCCGAACACACCGTCTATTTGATACTTTCTGACTTTTTGGGCAAAGGTGCAGAAGAACTGGGCAAAATACTGATGAAAAGCTTTATTTTTACCCTTACCGAAATAAACCCTGCACCAAGAACTTTAATTTTCATTAATTCCGGGGTAAAGCTTACCACTGCCGGCTCAGCTGTATTAGAACATTTAAACATCCTGCAAGAAGGCGGTACAGCTATAATGTCCTGCGGTACTTGCCTGGATTATTACGGGCTAAAAGAAAGCTTAGCGGTAGGAAAGGTTTCCAATATGTATGAGATAGTAGAGCACTTATCCGGGCCCAATAAAGTAATAACGATCTCATAA
- a CDS encoding spore coat protein: MPAKFGAHEMMEIHEVLTDTIDGINQFQLYRPHVKDQQLSSILDKQIQFMNNEYNNMVQAINQRGAGESIPYRGIQNITPTYGLNNPATQTPHTSVNQLEDRDIASGMLGCHKASASLRMMASLECADPELRRMVQQGAINCSEQAYEVWNFMNQKGYYQVPTMKDMTTNTMIGTYSTSNMGQMS; this comes from the coding sequence ATGCCTGCAAAATTCGGCGCCCATGAAATGATGGAAATTCATGAAGTATTAACTGACACAATCGATGGTATTAATCAGTTTCAGCTGTACCGCCCTCATGTTAAAGATCAGCAGCTTTCTTCGATTCTTGATAAACAAATTCAATTTATGAATAATGAGTATAACAATATGGTTCAGGCCATTAATCAGCGTGGAGCCGGTGAATCTATTCCTTATCGTGGAATACAAAATATTACACCTACTTATGGATTAAATAACCCGGCAACACAAACCCCGCACACATCTGTAAATCAGCTTGAAGACAGGGATATAGCCAGTGGAATGTTGGGATGCCACAAAGCATCAGCTTCACTTAGAATGATGGCTTCATTAGAATGTGCCGACCCGGAACTTCGGAGAATGGTCCAGCAAGGTGCCATTAACTGTTCTGAGCAGGCTTATGAAGTATGGAATTTTATGAACCAAAAAGGGTATTATCAGGTTCCGACTATGAAAGATATGACCACAAATACTATGATTGGTACCTATTCTACATCTAATATGGGACAAATGAGCTAG
- the yqfC gene encoding sporulation protein YqfC, whose amino-acid sequence MAWRNIKKRVKQRVSDLLEIPNDIMLDLPKIVLVGNLQVFIENHKGIVEYSPEVIRINVGEGEVVVTGEELMLRNILMDEICVEGRIKGLNFI is encoded by the coding sequence ATGGCCTGGAGGAATATCAAAAAAAGGGTTAAGCAGCGAGTTTCCGACCTGTTGGAAATTCCTAATGATATTATGTTGGATTTACCGAAAATTGTGCTGGTCGGTAACCTGCAGGTCTTTATTGAAAACCACAAAGGCATTGTGGAATATTCACCGGAGGTAATCCGGATTAATGTGGGTGAAGGAGAGGTTGTTGTTACAGGTGAAGAGTTAATGCTTAGAAATATTCTTATGGATGAGATATGTGTTGAAGGCCGCATAAAAGGCCTCAATTTCATCTAG
- the selD gene encoding selenide, water dikinase SelD produces the protein MTKTSGUAAKVGPETLSQVLRHLPVMTDPNLLVGIDTADDAAVYKLDEETALIQTLDFFTPVVDDPYAFGQIAAANALSDVYAMGGKPFLALNIVCFPNCLSQDTLGRILKGGADKVNEAGAVIAGGHTVQDDEPKYGLVVAGLVHPGKILTNASAQEGDVLILTKPLGTGIINTGIKGDLVNRSVQQKAVEVMTTLNKGAALAMLEVGVHACTDITGFGILGHAAEMARGSGVSIRITAANIPVLPEVKNLARMGMIPAGAYHNKNHLDDNVSFNPDLNDIEKFILFDPQTSGGLLISVAPEKQDILLEKLQEYGVPDARIVGKVTAQDKHLIIIE, from the coding sequence ATGACCAAGACTTCCGGGTGAGCAGCCAAGGTGGGTCCTGAGACCCTGTCGCAGGTACTGCGGCATTTACCTGTTATGACTGACCCGAACTTATTGGTAGGGATAGATACAGCTGACGATGCTGCTGTTTACAAATTAGATGAGGAAACAGCCTTGATCCAAACGCTGGATTTTTTTACTCCGGTGGTTGATGACCCCTATGCCTTTGGCCAAATTGCGGCAGCCAATGCTTTAAGTGATGTTTACGCCATGGGTGGCAAACCTTTCCTGGCTTTAAATATTGTATGTTTCCCAAACTGCCTTTCACAGGATACCCTTGGCCGGATTCTCAAAGGTGGTGCAGATAAAGTTAACGAAGCCGGTGCTGTGATTGCCGGGGGCCACACCGTACAGGATGACGAACCAAAATACGGTCTGGTAGTGGCAGGCTTAGTACATCCCGGTAAAATCTTAACCAATGCCTCCGCGCAGGAGGGAGACGTCCTGATACTCACTAAGCCGCTGGGCACAGGAATCATTAATACCGGTATTAAAGGTGATTTGGTTAATAGATCGGTACAGCAGAAGGCTGTTGAGGTTATGACCACTTTAAATAAAGGCGCTGCGCTTGCCATGCTGGAAGTGGGAGTACATGCCTGTACCGATATTACCGGCTTTGGAATTTTAGGTCATGCGGCAGAGATGGCCCGGGGAAGCGGGGTAAGCATCCGCATTACTGCAGCTAATATCCCCGTCTTACCGGAAGTAAAAAATTTGGCCCGTATGGGGATGATTCCAGCCGGTGCATACCATAACAAAAACCACCTGGACGATAATGTTTCTTTCAATCCTGATCTCAATGATATTGAAAAATTCATATTATTTGACCCGCAAACTTCAGGCGGACTTTTAATTTCGGTTGCTCCGGAGAAACAAGATATACTTTTGGAGAAACTTCAGGAATATGGTGTACCGGATGCCCGAATTGTCGGCAAAGTAACTGCGCAAGATAAACACCTTATTATAATTGAGTAA
- a CDS encoding aminotransferase class V-fold PLP-dependent enzyme, which yields MSLIYLDNAATSWPKPPEVVQAMREFMEKAGANPGRSGHRMSIAAGRILNDTREELAGLFGIKNPLRISFTLNITEALNLALYGLLKNGDHVITGSMEHNSVARPLRALENRGVEVTVVNCSPEGFLEPEQIKKAVKKNTRLVILTHASNIVGTILPLNEVGKITRELGIFFAVDAAQTAGSYPINVQEMQVDLLAFTGHKSLLGPQGTGGLYVAKGVELTPLKFGGTGSRSELDLQPDILPDRYESGTPNTVGLAGLGAAVKFIRNTGVEKIYEHEKTLTQRLLNSLSEIKKIRVYGPREASRRMPVISINIEGKDPSEVGLLLDEKYGILTRVGLHCAPWAHRTINTYPQGTIRLSPGFFNTLEDIDQTVRALAEIASV from the coding sequence TTGTCCTTAATTTACCTTGATAATGCCGCCACTTCCTGGCCTAAACCGCCGGAAGTGGTACAAGCCATGCGGGAGTTCATGGAAAAGGCCGGGGCTAATCCGGGACGCTCGGGACACCGCATGTCTATTGCTGCAGGCAGAATTTTAAACGACACCCGAGAGGAGTTAGCAGGTTTATTCGGAATAAAAAATCCTTTGCGAATCAGCTTTACCTTAAACATCACTGAGGCCTTAAATTTAGCTTTATACGGGCTACTTAAAAACGGGGATCATGTGATTACCGGCAGCATGGAACACAACTCCGTGGCCCGCCCTTTAAGAGCCCTGGAAAACCGGGGAGTTGAGGTTACCGTTGTAAATTGTTCACCGGAAGGCTTTCTGGAACCCGAACAAATTAAAAAGGCCGTTAAAAAGAATACCAGGCTGGTCATTTTAACTCACGCATCTAATATAGTTGGAACAATCCTACCTCTAAATGAGGTAGGGAAAATAACCCGGGAACTGGGAATATTTTTTGCAGTGGATGCAGCCCAAACCGCAGGCAGTTACCCTATTAATGTACAAGAAATGCAAGTTGATTTACTTGCCTTTACCGGTCACAAAAGTTTATTGGGCCCCCAGGGTACCGGGGGGCTTTATGTAGCCAAAGGAGTAGAGCTGACACCTCTTAAATTTGGCGGTACCGGAAGCCGCTCGGAGTTAGACCTACAGCCGGACATTTTACCTGACCGCTATGAAAGCGGCACTCCTAATACTGTTGGACTGGCAGGACTGGGTGCGGCCGTTAAGTTTATCCGCAATACAGGGGTGGAAAAGATTTATGAGCATGAAAAAACACTGACACAACGACTTTTAAACAGTCTGTCCGAAATTAAAAAAATCAGGGTTTACGGACCCAGGGAAGCTTCCCGGCGTATGCCTGTAATTTCTATTAATATAGAGGGGAAAGACCCTTCCGAGGTTGGCCTGCTGCTGGATGAAAAATACGGCATATTAACCCGTGTAGGCCTGCACTGTGCACCCTGGGCTCACCGCACAATAAATACCTACCCACAGGGAACAATCCGCCTAAGCCCGGGTTTTTTTAATACATTAGAGGACATAGATCAAACCGTAAGGGCTCTGGCAGAAATAGCTTCTGTATAG
- the yqfD gene encoding sporulation protein YqfD — protein sequence MFVFKLLSYLIGYVSIVVRGDALERFVNMAAGRGIYLWDIKRVGRDKMRIKVRLSAVNPLRHIARQTGSRFEFHDREGIPFVMARLRRRKMLVAGAVIFFISLYTLSSFVWFIEVTGTEKISTGEVLQAAERVGLKRGALKWNLDTFQLEKEIREQLPKLAWTGIEIKGTKATIKIVEKKLPDSDSPANRPAHIVAKKAGLVKEILVLEGNPLVKEGETVVPGQVLISGVIPPPQKEEEQPGKEVSEQEKEPEKEVVDPKIVHAKGMVRARVWYEEYGEAEIVEYGRRPTGKTATRVSIKFGSKEIILMGPRTIPFKQYDVKSTVKKIPSWRNISVPVELQTEKYLEMSNYQEDRGHQGAKRLAEEKAFQEITGQLSKDTKIINRRSEEVRVGKTEKNLVRVKVIVEAVEDISKKKSFKP from the coding sequence GTGTTTGTATTTAAGCTCCTATCGTATCTGATTGGATATGTCTCTATTGTGGTGCGCGGAGATGCTCTGGAGAGATTTGTAAACATGGCTGCCGGCAGGGGAATTTATTTATGGGATATAAAACGTGTCGGGCGGGATAAAATGCGCATTAAAGTTAGATTAAGTGCCGTTAACCCTTTAAGGCATATCGCCAGACAGACAGGCAGCAGGTTTGAATTTCATGACAGAGAGGGGATACCCTTTGTAATGGCGAGGCTGCGCCGGCGAAAAATGCTGGTGGCCGGGGCGGTAATTTTCTTTATTTCTCTCTATACCCTTTCTTCTTTTGTTTGGTTTATTGAGGTGACCGGGACAGAAAAAATCAGTACCGGGGAGGTGCTGCAGGCTGCGGAGCGGGTTGGGCTGAAACGAGGAGCCCTGAAATGGAACCTGGATACTTTTCAACTGGAGAAGGAGATCCGTGAGCAGCTGCCGAAACTGGCTTGGACGGGCATTGAGATTAAAGGAACCAAAGCAACTATTAAAATAGTTGAGAAAAAATTGCCGGATTCGGATAGTCCGGCAAACCGGCCGGCCCATATTGTAGCCAAAAAGGCAGGACTTGTTAAGGAAATCTTAGTATTAGAAGGTAACCCCTTGGTTAAAGAGGGTGAGACTGTAGTACCGGGGCAGGTGCTTATATCCGGGGTGATTCCTCCCCCGCAGAAGGAGGAAGAGCAGCCGGGTAAAGAAGTTTCAGAACAGGAAAAGGAGCCGGAGAAAGAAGTTGTTGATCCGAAAATAGTTCATGCCAAGGGTATGGTGCGGGCACGGGTATGGTATGAGGAATATGGTGAGGCTGAAATTGTAGAGTATGGGCGGCGGCCGACCGGCAAGACAGCGACACGTGTCAGTATTAAATTTGGCTCTAAGGAAATAATTTTAATGGGACCCCGGACAATCCCCTTTAAACAATACGATGTTAAGTCTACAGTTAAAAAAATACCTTCTTGGAGGAATATCTCCGTTCCTGTCGAACTACAGACAGAGAAATATCTTGAAATGAGTAATTATCAGGAAGACAGGGGGCACCAGGGGGCAAAACGTCTGGCCGAGGAAAAAGCTTTTCAGGAAATTACCGGACAGCTTTCGAAAGACACTAAAATAATTAATCGCCGGTCTGAAGAAGTGCGTGTCGGTAAGACTGAAAAGAACCTGGTAAGAGTTAAGGTAATTGTTGAAGCTGTAGAAGATATTAGTAAGAAAAAATCTTTTAAGCCCTGA